The following proteins come from a genomic window of Castor canadensis chromosome 17, mCasCan1.hap1v2, whole genome shotgun sequence:
- the Tmem219 gene encoding insulin-like growth factor-binding protein 3 receptor isoform X4 has translation MNGTVTGKWQGSHVVGLLTTLNFGDGPDRNKTQTFQAKIPGSQMGLKGSFAGELILITARVTSERTPGTCLYFSAVPEILPSSQPPISCLEEGAGNATLSPKMGEECVRVWSHEGLVLTKLLTSEELALCGSRLLVLGSFLLLFCGLLCCVTAACFHPRRESHWSRARL, from the exons ATGAATGGGACTGTCACAGGGAAGTGGCAAGGGTCTCATGTCGTGGGCTTACTGACCACCTTGAACTTCGGAGATGGTCCAGACAGAAACAAGACCCAGACATTCCAAGCCAAGATCCCTGGTAGTCAGATGGGATTGAAAG GGTCTTTTGCAGGAGAGCTGATCCTCATCACAGCCAGAGTGACCTCAGAAAGGACTCCAGGAACCTGTCTATATTTTAGCGCTGTTCCAGAAATCCTGCCCTCAAGCCAGCCACCTATATCCTGCttagaggaaggagcaggaaatgcCACCCTGAGCCCTAAGATGGGTGAGGAGTGTGTTAGGGTCTGGAGCCATGAAGGCCTTGTGCTCACCAAGCTGCTCACCTCG GAGGAGCTGGCTCTGTGTGGCTCCAGGCTGCTGGTCTTGGGTTCTTTCCTGCTTCTCTTCTGTGGCCTTCTCTGCTGTGTCACTGCTGCATGCTTCCACCCGCGCCGGGAGTCCCACTGGTCTAGAGCCCGGCTCTGA
- the Tmem219 gene encoding insulin-like growth factor-binding protein 3 receptor isoform X3, with translation MGSCQAGHNLHLCLAHHPPLVCATLILLLLGLSGLGLGGFLLTHRTGLRSPDIPQDWVSFLRSFGQLTLCPMNGTVTGKWQGSHVVGLLTTLNFGDGPDRNKTQTFQAKIPGSQMGLKGSFAGELILITARVTSERTPGTCLYFSAVPEILPSSQPPISCLEEGAGNATLSPKMGEECVRVWSHEGLVLTKLLTSEELALCGSRLLVLGSFLLLFCGLLCCVTAACFHPRRESHWSRARL, from the exons ATGGGCAGCTGCCAGGCAGGGCACAACCTGCATCTCTGCCTGGCCCACCACCCACCACTGGTCTGTGCTACTTTGATCCTGCTGCTACTTGGCCTTTCCGGCCTGGGCCTGGGTGGCTTCCTCCTCACCCACAGGACTGGCCTGCGCAGCCCTGACATCCCTCAG GATTGGGTCTCCTTCTTGAGGTCTTTTGGTCAGCTGACCCTGTGCCCCATGAATGGGACTGTCACAGGGAAGTGGCAAGGGTCTCATGTCGTGGGCTTACTGACCACCTTGAACTTCGGAGATGGTCCAGACAGAAACAAGACCCAGACATTCCAAGCCAAGATCCCTGGTAGTCAGATGGGATTGAAAG GGTCTTTTGCAGGAGAGCTGATCCTCATCACAGCCAGAGTGACCTCAGAAAGGACTCCAGGAACCTGTCTATATTTTAGCGCTGTTCCAGAAATCCTGCCCTCAAGCCAGCCACCTATATCCTGCttagaggaaggagcaggaaatgcCACCCTGAGCCCTAAGATGGGTGAGGAGTGTGTTAGGGTCTGGAGCCATGAAGGCCTTGTGCTCACCAAGCTGCTCACCTCG GAGGAGCTGGCTCTGTGTGGCTCCAGGCTGCTGGTCTTGGGTTCTTTCCTGCTTCTCTTCTGTGGCCTTCTCTGCTGTGTCACTGCTGCATGCTTCCACCCGCGCCGGGAGTCCCACTGGTCTAGAGCCCGGCTCTGA
- the Tmem219 gene encoding insulin-like growth factor-binding protein 3 receptor isoform X1, whose translation MGEYLLTSRLLSSSPSLSSSRLSTETQTPLLLMGSCQAGHNLHLCLAHHPPLVCATLILLLLGLSGLGLGGFLLTHRTGLRSPDIPQDWVSFLRSFGQLTLCPMNGTVTGKWQGSHVVGLLTTLNFGDGPDRNKTQTFQAKIPGSQMGLKGSFAGELILITARVTSERTPGTCLYFSAVPEILPSSQPPISCLEEGAGNATLSPKMGEECVRVWSHEGLVLTKLLTSEELALCGSRLLVLGSFLLLFCGLLCCVTAACFHPRRESHWSRARL comes from the exons ATGGGTGAGTACCTTCTGACCAGCAGGCTCTTGTCCAGTTCTCCCTCGCTGTCCTCCAGCAGGCTCTCCACGGAGACCCAGACCCCTCTGCTCCTCATGGGCAGCTGCCAGGCAGGGCACAACCTGCATCTCTGCCTGGCCCACCACCCACCACTGGTCTGTGCTACTTTGATCCTGCTGCTACTTGGCCTTTCCGGCCTGGGCCTGGGTGGCTTCCTCCTCACCCACAGGACTGGCCTGCGCAGCCCTGACATCCCTCAG GATTGGGTCTCCTTCTTGAGGTCTTTTGGTCAGCTGACCCTGTGCCCCATGAATGGGACTGTCACAGGGAAGTGGCAAGGGTCTCATGTCGTGGGCTTACTGACCACCTTGAACTTCGGAGATGGTCCAGACAGAAACAAGACCCAGACATTCCAAGCCAAGATCCCTGGTAGTCAGATGGGATTGAAAG GGTCTTTTGCAGGAGAGCTGATCCTCATCACAGCCAGAGTGACCTCAGAAAGGACTCCAGGAACCTGTCTATATTTTAGCGCTGTTCCAGAAATCCTGCCCTCAAGCCAGCCACCTATATCCTGCttagaggaaggagcaggaaatgcCACCCTGAGCCCTAAGATGGGTGAGGAGTGTGTTAGGGTCTGGAGCCATGAAGGCCTTGTGCTCACCAAGCTGCTCACCTCG GAGGAGCTGGCTCTGTGTGGCTCCAGGCTGCTGGTCTTGGGTTCTTTCCTGCTTCTCTTCTGTGGCCTTCTCTGCTGTGTCACTGCTGCATGCTTCCACCCGCGCCGGGAGTCCCACTGGTCTAGAGCCCGGCTCTGA
- the Tmem219 gene encoding insulin-like growth factor-binding protein 3 receptor isoform X2, giving the protein MGEYLLTSRLLSSSPSLSSSRLSTETQTPLLLMGSCQAGHNLHLCLAHHPPLVCATLILLLLGLSGLGLGGFLLTHRTGLRSPDIPQDWVSFLRSFGQLTLCPMNGTVTGKWQGSHVVGLLTTLNFGDGPDRNKTQTFQAKIPGSQMGLKGSFAGELILITARVTSERTPGTCLYFSAVPEILPSSQPPISCLEEGAGNATLSPKMGEECVRVWSHEGLVLTKLLTSVSVNLLGFGSELEEMS; this is encoded by the exons ATGGGTGAGTACCTTCTGACCAGCAGGCTCTTGTCCAGTTCTCCCTCGCTGTCCTCCAGCAGGCTCTCCACGGAGACCCAGACCCCTCTGCTCCTCATGGGCAGCTGCCAGGCAGGGCACAACCTGCATCTCTGCCTGGCCCACCACCCACCACTGGTCTGTGCTACTTTGATCCTGCTGCTACTTGGCCTTTCCGGCCTGGGCCTGGGTGGCTTCCTCCTCACCCACAGGACTGGCCTGCGCAGCCCTGACATCCCTCAG GATTGGGTCTCCTTCTTGAGGTCTTTTGGTCAGCTGACCCTGTGCCCCATGAATGGGACTGTCACAGGGAAGTGGCAAGGGTCTCATGTCGTGGGCTTACTGACCACCTTGAACTTCGGAGATGGTCCAGACAGAAACAAGACCCAGACATTCCAAGCCAAGATCCCTGGTAGTCAGATGGGATTGAAAG GGTCTTTTGCAGGAGAGCTGATCCTCATCACAGCCAGAGTGACCTCAGAAAGGACTCCAGGAACCTGTCTATATTTTAGCGCTGTTCCAGAAATCCTGCCCTCAAGCCAGCCACCTATATCCTGCttagaggaaggagcaggaaatgcCACCCTGAGCCCTAAGATGGGTGAGGAGTGTGTTAGGGTCTGGAGCCATGAAGGCCTTGTGCTCACCAAGCTGCTCACCTCG GTGTCAGTCAACTTATTGGGCTTTGGTTCTGAATTGGAAGAGATGTCATAA